CGTCTCGCTTGGTAATTTTACCAGCTTGTACTGGAAATGTATGTCAGCTGTCGCCAAGGGATCCATATTAACAAGGTAACATCTGCAGTTCTGGCGTTGGCCTCCGTCATAGGACAGGACTGCCAGGCTGGCGCTACAAACAGACCCGCCACATTGGTGGAAAAGTGCGCCCGTCACCGGAGCTCCACATATGATTGGACGGCGGGTTCTCGGACGGAGTCAGCTGCCAAGCCGAACGTCGGCTTCATGGTTTTACGTGCCCGCGGGGGGCTGATGGCACTGTGtacgcagacagacagcagacggacACTCACAGATCCAGAAGTAGTACATGATCTTGACGGTGTGCTGGAAGCTTTGGCTGATCTCCAGGTCGATGTCCTGGTAAAAGCAGGGTCCCACGGGGCAgaaggagggcagggggggccAGTTGTTCTGACGTGCTGCGAGCGGGAGAGACCGTTAAAAAAACGGAAACGCGCCAGAACGGACGCATGCATCAGGATGTGAACACGAACATTACCGGaggctctctcgctctcctcttccctctaaCCCAGTGGTCTCCAATGGaccctggtcttggagagctacagggtctgctggtttttgttttcgccttaaaatcagcacccgattgagacccaagacaccaggtgagttgagttaactgtgtaatcaactgctctaattgattcatgaagtgcagagtcactgtgaaaaccagcagaccctgtagccctccaggaccagggttggagaccactgctctaacCGAACAGCCAGAGCTCAAGATTAATGAAGAGTCTACTCCTTCCTACTGACCCCGCCCCTTGTCACTCAAAAGCTCCTGCCTCCCAGAGGGTGGAAATCTTTCCCCCCTGCTCCAACCATTGGCCCCGTCCCCTGTCACTCACAAGCTCCCGCCCCCAGAGCGTGGGagtccagctctctctcccgcctctCCAGCTCCCGGGccttcctctccagctcctcctgcttcttcAGCAGCTCCGCCGTAGTGGCGGTCACGGGGGACGGCTGCAAccaaggggtcagaggtcacgagCGCCACACAGGCTCAGCGACAGTCACCAAGGCGACGGTAATGGCGCAATCGAATGCAACTTCCTCAAAAACCAACAGTAAAAGCTATTAAAGCACAACTCCTGCAGCTTCACAGCCAGCAGTGTTTAATATGGTTATCGATTATGCTCTTATTGCTATGCACAACGAACACCATGACTAGTGTCTTACTGGGAAGAGTACCTGTGTGCTGTAGGAGCCATAGTTTTTGGGCTCGGTGGGGGTGGTCCTCCTGGGCGGGGTTTGGGCGGGAACAGGGGCTGCAGAGGGGGAGGTGGCCTCGTAGGGAGGCGGGGGCTGCGGAGACACAGGCAAGCAAACACAGTCAGCAATCTATTCACTCTCCCACCAGGCAGCCAATACCAGGGTTCCCCTAACgctttattttaatgcaagtTCTGCCGTGTTTGCAGTGTCCTAGTTTTTCCAGAGGTGTATGCACATCTGTCATTTTGTGCAGAGGActggcaaaaatatatatatcatcaGAAAAGCAGAACAGGGTGGCAGCATGCTACTGTTTAGAATTCCAAGTGATTTATTCAACTGTATGCATTAGCAGTGACAGCTGCTGTCACTACTCGGGCATTAAGCTGAATAAATCACTCAGGAGTGCAAAAGCTGAGTGCCGggattttcttcttttgtaCTTTCAGTATCCTGCTACAAGCTGAGCGGAGACGTTTGCTGTGTATGCAAATTCGCTGCGCAGCAGTTCGTTTCGCACGTACAGATCTATAGGAGCGCCGCCGGTCAAGAACAGAACGCAGACGAATGGAGACGAAGGTGACGCAAAACTGTAGAACCTTGCGAATCAATGTGGCTTTTGGAAGTCTGTGATCGTTACCGAGCCCAATCAACTGGAATGTAGCAACATTCCGCCCAGGACTCCGCACTTGCAAGCTCGCACATAGGCGCCAAATCGTCCTGAGACTCCTACATACGAGCACGCACTTGACTGCCGGCTAACGCTCGCACTTGTCCGTCGGCTAAAGCATGCCATGCGCCTTACCCCGGTCTTGTTGTCGAAGGGATTATAGAGGTCCAGGGTGGCGTACCCTGTGTTACTGCTGTGTTGTGTCACCGCAGGGTCCTGGTGCGTGTAgtagttaaaaaaagaacagcgaTAAAAAACACGGTAACGCCCAACATCTCACAAAAAAGTTAAcatcaaacacagaaaacttcTTGGAGAATGCGAGcagtgcatacatacacacacgtacagggGTAGCATCACATGAGCAGCGGAAGGCTTGTCATTAAAGCAACATATTCCAGATTCCTTTTATGCGTTGATAGAAACATTTTATTAGTTTGATATCGACCACAGTTTTAGTATTTTAACAACACGTGCAAAATATACAACAGGGGTCTTCGGTGTGTGTAGCATAAAGCATCATGATTCGTAAACATGTCCGtaatattgctttaaaaaaagaaaattcacctGAAATGGGTTGGAGTCGTCGTTCGGTTCCGGGAAACTGGTGTACTGCGACATAATGAATTCCGCCTGTTCGGTGTCCAGACAACCAATACCAACAGGGACACTGTATCAATAGCTAGCTTGTTAACGGCTCCTTTCTATCGGATATTTTGTTGCCAGCCAACTGGGCCTGTTTGGTGTAGATAAAAAGCTGCCTAGTGAGGTGTATTTTGATATTATGACTACGCGTATCGATCGGTAGTGTAATATTCTGGTCTATCTACTTGCTTATGGGCGATTACCTTGCCACGGAATGTATCTTCCAAGCGAAATACACAACAGCTAGACGTTAGCGCACTCGctcatttatgattaaaaaaaatatccgGGCTGTGTTCTGATTTACGCGGTACCTGTCTAGACAGCTGGCTAGTTAGTTTTAAAAGTAAGTAACTGCCATCAACGTGctattattttatcataaacTAACTCGTTAGCGAAAGCCAGTTGATATTCAACCCAAATACTTTATAAAGCCAGCTTGCTAGCCAGCTCCAACCAAGCCAGTCGCGCCAGCTGATAAGCTATGCGGCGATTTTACTAAGCAGCCAGCTACATCTGCAGTACGACAATAGCCAGCCAGGTAATGCTCAGGAAACAATATTTATTAATCTGAAACTAGTTATTTATATGGATGTATATTATACAGAAcagaattatttatattatgtgtCTCTTTAGCTTTCTCAACGGTTACAGCACTATAAAATCGATAACCGACGTAGCTAACGCTATCTAAGCAACAAGCTATTTCAATAAGGATTGCAGCTAGCATAACGAGCCCGCCAGCTATTTGGAGCAGATTGTAGCTTCTACTTCGCCAGATGTAAATCTAGCATTCTTAATTGTTCCTGTTATTCTTCTTCAGAATCCGTGGGGCGTATTCTTCTTTCCTGGCAGGCTTTCTCCGTTTTCGTTTTGTTTCTGCTGCACAAAACGCAGGATCCCGGAAGCTCTATCATGTGACTGCGGCGACAGGCGTATAAAAAGCAcgtggggttaaaaaaaaaaaaaaaaagataaagggGCGTTTCTGTGCGCTGACAGCCGTACGTTGCcataaaaaatagaacattCTCGCACAGCGAAAAATATCACACTATCGCCAAATTGTTACTCTCAAGCgatgaataaatgtaaaaataaaaataatttaaaccatTGACCAACTGACATTTCAATaattttggtgtttgtgtgcattgtttTCGGAATTTAGTTTAAttataaaacatgcagggcagtgaaaatctattttgaagttaaaaaatgttttgtttaactCCTGCAAAAGCGagttaatggatggatgaatggtaGATCTAGCAAGGCTACGAAACCACACGCACTTGTCTCAGGAGATCGATAGAGGGCGCACAATCACCACAGATTCCGAGAAGGAATATTGAcctattttcagtttttgatcATCTGTGCATTCTTtataatttgcatattcatacgGCCCGTATGGACTATTGACTAGTCTTTgacctatgtgtgtgtgtgtgcgtttgatgatggttgtatatatttttctgacTGCTTACGCTATTTTTGTACATCTGACCCGGATGTTAATAGTACTTCTACTGTTGCTTTTTATGTTTGCTTTTCTAATTGCTTAGCTTCCTGAACTTCTCGCTTTCCTTTAAAGtatattaaaatggaaaaatgaattttacatgttaaatctttttttaaatagcagatAGTGTTCACGGTAGTTCTGAAGTACACATACAAGGTCTATGTGGGGATTTTAAGCTAAAGTTCATATCAGTCCATTTTGCTGAACGCAGCAGTTTCTACAGGGTGGTGAAGTGTGAGTTATCCTCCTGAACGTTACATTTTTTTCGTGTGCATGGCTGGATTTTACTGTCTGCCACCAGGTGGGAGCAGAGACGTGGTTTGCTACATTTCTCCCCATTTCTCCCATATTATATACTCCAAGATTCCTCCTCATTGGAAGGCCTTTATGATTGAAGATACGATGCCAGAATGCTACAGGTGGAAGACAAATGGAGAGTTCACATTTTCAGGAAAATCTTTTCTCGTGTTCATTCTCACTATCTTCttgcctgttctttttttcagcaaGCATTATGACTGTATCTTGCTCCACATATGTTTTGTTCTTACAGATATGTGCACTGGGGTTCAGTCCTGGTCAGGGCTGCATGGgggctagagcctatcccagcatgcacggGGGCGAGGGGCAGGAATAGGTCCCAGACAGGTCAGCAATTCCCTCTGTGCCTCTTATAATATGCATTTTCCAAATTTCACTCCCATGTTAGTGCTGGATGGGTTCCCTGTGTCCAGGCAGCTTCAGTCTCTAGGCTCCATCCACTGTCCTTCCGAAGCGCATCTTGCCGCCAGTCAGAATCACCCTGTAATCTGATTGGTACCGCTTGACTcttcaggccccgcccccgtcacTCCACGCACAAACCTCATTGGTGGTATGACATCTCTTGGTGCAGCTCAACGCCTGTAATCCATAGCCCCCAAAATGAGTGAAGTAGCCTGCATGTTCCTAATATTCCCCTCGTTGCCTCTTAAATACTCCCTTACAGTTGTCATGGAGACGTGTTTAACTCCATGTTAGACGTACACCTAACTAATTGCAAGATAAAAATTGATATGTAAGATCACAGAAAAGGGAAATTGGAAACTGGTCATTTTTAAACTACAAGTGAAATAAAACCTATACATATTGTCAGTTCAACAAATCCTATCAAATTAAGCTTTTTATGTAGTGAAATTAGGTTTCATGTAGTGAAATTAGGAAAGTGAATATTATAAAAGATACACAGAGGGAATTTGGCACCCTGTTCAGGGAGTGTTCCTGCCCCGTGCCCCGTGCATGCTGAGATAGCCGCCAGCCTccttgtgaccctgaccaggaataagtgggttagataatggatggatgaatggatggatggatggatggacacaGAAGGAGATGCAGGGAAAAGGGAGGGGAAGAGTGTGCACTAGGGCCAGGgcatgaaaaaggaaaatgaaaacaaagaaaaaatgaagggagggaggaagggaaatgATGGACAgtagaagggagagggagaggccagGTCAGCTACATGGTCAACTGACAGGGTGTGAATATTCATTAGGGTGTTTTCAGAATGCATTCAATCTCTCTTAAAGTGATATCAGCCCATGTCTATGATATGTGTGCAACCCTGTTTGTATACATTTCACTGCAAGAGTTTAATGAACACGCTGAAAATCCGATGTAGAAACAAGCTTCTTATGCGTTTTCAAATAATCTGTTGTTGCTAACTGAGGTGAGGCCCTTACATGTTTTACAGACTATTTCTTATGACCCCTCACATGTGCAATATATgctaatttttttgttattggctTGATAGACAGTCTTGTCTACTATGATTAAATGCTTACTTTTTCACACATGCAGCATTCACACAACGGCACAAAAACATGATAATCTGCCTCTTTATTGCTATGCTGCAAACACAATACGTGGTACAAAAGGAATGCGGAATGCGGTTTATAAACAACACAAGATGGCAGTAGATAGATCACTAGTGTTAAAAAACTCTAACAGTGTAAAAATCAACTCAACAAGTTTATAAGAGTTGGTTTTACACTTACATATGTTTAATAAAGTACATACTGTCCAATAGGGGCAATGTGTACTTCATCAGTGTTAAAAATACACTCTCAGAGTTAACTTTACACTGAAGATTTCTCTGCGTCGTATTCTGCTCCGTGTGGAGGGGCGAACTGACGTAGTGCAGAAAAGAACTGCAGGGATGGAGTGATAATTCTGTCTTTCAGTCTCGAACATATACCCTGGTGCACACAACGTCCCCAGCGCTCATCCTCTgcaacaaaacaagacaagacaCGAGACCAAACCAACACATTGCTATCCGTCCAAATGTGAatgcatatatttgtatttgtaatacaaaataatgaaattgcaaaatgtacacacatgtactcaACGTGCAGCACTTTGGAGACAACCACTGAGCTtggacacacatttacacagaccaCCAAGACTAGTActaaaagcacaaaaatatgACTAAATTCTTTAGtcacagtgaaagagagagtagCTAGTACCTATCATTCAAAACCAAGTcaattaaaatactgaaatatttttactttttctcatCATCTTTATCTATTTTAGTGCTTAAATTAGTCTCAATTATTCCAGGAAGGATAATCTTGAATCCGGGAAGGTTGGCACATGCAAAGCCAATTCTGACACCTGGCTCCAAATATAagcttggtttttattttattttttgtcaaaacccCATTCTACCTTATTGAAGTGAGTGACTGGATGGGAGCGAATCAGAGGGCAGATTTACCAGGACAAGCTCGCCGTCATTGGTCAGCTCCCGGGTCCATGCGGTCttgggcccctcccccctctgcagAACTTGCTCACAGGTGATTTTGCAGTCAGTCTCCCAGCGAGGATAACTctggaaaaaagagagggagggagatggtgAGGTCTTTGCGTAATGTTACAGTTACGCACAGCTTGTCACTTTCACCacgtaacgtaacaaaatgtgatGGTTTGtaacagggcagcagtgtggtataatggatAAGGAACTGGATTTAGGTCTTGTAGCCTGAAGGTTCGATTTCCGGGtggagcactgctgttgtacccttgagtaaggtacttaacctgcattgcttcactatactgtatatacagctgtataaatgcaatgtaaatgctatgtaaaagttactctggataaatgtctgctaaatgcctatgaTGTAACGTAGTTTGACAGGTCCACAGacactctcaaaacagatgtgttaacCAGTTAAGGACAAcgcattttgtgttactttcaataAAGCCTTGCCACATTGTAACACAtgaattgtatatttgtaacacagAAGTAGGAACTCTGACACAGAACGTGTTGAAAGTCTGTTAAAAATGACGTGCgttgtttttaaacacatctGTGTCATAGTAGTAGTGACACAAAACGTGCGCAGGGTGTTAACGCATCGCTTCCGAGAGCGGAGTGGCATTGTTCTGCCATCCACCACAGGCACAGATCACCACAGTCCAAGTTCTCCCTttgacactgacacaggctgCCAAGCAGCGCAGGTTAGCATGgcgcggggcgcgggggggggggggcggggggcgctaCCGTGCAGGACCGCCCGTCCACGGTGGCCTCGGCGAAGGGCTGCCCCACGGTGAAGGAGACGCGGGTGGTGCGGACGGAGGTGGAGGTCAGGATGGACAGGgtctccccctgctggctgatCTCCACCGACGGCTTCGACGCGGCCGCCACGGCGATCTTCCTCAGCAGCACGTTCActcctggggggcgggggggggggtgtatagtCAACATTGCGCTCTGACATCCGCATACAGAAGCATCCACTGTTACTGTGTGACTACATACCAAGGACACACGGCATGAGAAGAAGCTAAATAtcttctctgctctctttcttaTAGcaaatggatgtgtgtgtgtgtgtgtgtgtgtaaaagaaaaagaggggaaGTTGTTACCCCAGGGATTCAGTGATCTTCTATACCTaccgctcagagagagagagagagaaaggtatggaaagaggaaaggaagggaaaaagggaaagaaaataaagtaattgtaaagagaaatacacacacacatacacacgtatttgtacacagacacatgcacgctcacaaacacattttttccgTTAATAATTTATGTCACTCTCCTCTATTAGCCTAACATTTTAGTGCTGTTCTTTGTAGttcgttttttaaattcaggatGAGCAGGGGTTCCTCATCTCCCTTTGAACCATacagtacctctctctctctctcgcccttaTAAGCCCCTTTATCTCTTTTCCTTGATTTTTCACGAACGCGCCGTGAACGATCACATCAGCCTGTGCATCTGAACCGCCGTCAAACCAGGGCACCGGGGAACATGAGTGCAACACTCAAACGCACACTACTTTGAACAACGCCGACATTTACTACAGAAGCACTTCAAAAACGCGCACACGTATACCTGGTCTACTAATTCAAACGACAGGACGGAGAACTCCAGGTGACTTATACAAACTGCTCATTATAGGATCTCTTAATCTACAGAAAATCAATCTTAATCTGCGTGTATCATACCCCCTTTGTTACGAAAAAAATATAGGCCTACCGGTTATCTTGTAGTGTTGCATATCTATAACAATCTCTAAAAAATAGATGGATTCTAGTCTATTCATTGTTAACAAATTGTGAAAGCACACATGGACTCCACCTTAAAACGTTTTTCGCTGTTGCATTGCCTACAAAAGTGTGACGTGTTCTCATCACCATCTTCAGCACCGCTACCCACCTAGCGCTTTCAGAAGCTCCTCGAAGTTCTCCGAAGTTTTCATTTTCCAGGTTCCGGAGAAGTCAGGGATTTTGCGTTCCATTTCTTACTAGCCTCCTAATGATATATGAATCAAAAGATGTTAGACAGTAGTCTGATTATTTCTCGGTAGCCGTTCCCAGaccttttcagttattttctttttttgctcagCTTGAACTTTCCGTCTCCTCACAAGTCTCCGACCGTTATCCTTGTGCAGTTTGGGcgaaataataatattttgccTTCCCCCCTTCCA
This region of Anguilla rostrata isolate EN2019 chromosome 8, ASM1855537v3, whole genome shotgun sequence genomic DNA includes:
- the crabp2b gene encoding cellular retinoic acid-binding protein 2b, which translates into the protein MERKIPDFSGTWKMKTSENFEELLKALGVNVLLRKIAVAAASKPSVEISQQGETLSILTSTSVRTTRVSFTVGQPFAEATVDGRSCTSYPRWETDCKITCEQVLQRGEGPKTAWTRELTNDGELVLRMSAGDVVCTRVYVRD